GTGCGCATGGACTCGCATCCTCTGGACGGGCCAAAACAGCGGGAGCCGCTACTCCCCCGTCCCCTGCCTGACCTGCCAGAAGCGCACGACGCGCTGGGCGGTCGGGCCGGTGAGCCGCTCGAAGTTCTCGTGCGCGGCGTCGATCACGGATTGCGTCGGCTTCGGACCCGGCCGCGAATTGATCACCGCCTTCACTGTCGGCCAGCCGAAATCGACCGAGCGCGCGAGGATCAGCACCGGATCGGCGCGTTCGCCGTTCATCAAACGATCGACGACTTCGACCGGCACGGCGCAGATCGTCGACAGCGCGGCGATGGTCTCTTCGTATTTGCCGCTTTCGGCATAGTTCGACACATCGGCCTCGGTGAGCTTGCGCTCCTTGTGCAGCGCGCGCACGGTGGCCAGCGCCGCCGTGTAATTGCGCGGCGCCGCCTTGGCGCCGACTTCGTCGGTGACCTTGGCGAGAATCTTGCGGATATCCGCTTGCGTCTCGGGGCTCGCGGCGGCGAGCAGGCGCTTCTGTACGACTTCGCTCGCCTGCAGCAGAAGCTGACGGAACAGCCGCGGCGGAATGTCGGTACGGCGACCGACCTTCTCGGCGAGATCGCCATCCATCTGCGCGCGGTTGATCAGGTTGGTGAAAGCGCGTTCGGACAGACTGGCGCCGGGATTGATGACGACGCTGTGCGCGACGTCACGGTCGCCGCGTTTCACCAGCACGTCGGACACCACTTCACTCAGCCGCTGACGCGACGCCATCGCCAGGAGATGCGCCTGGCTCTTGGTCTCGGCGATGGCCACAAGATCGGGATCGGACAGCCGTGCCGTCTTCAGCACAGGCCCGGCAACGTCGATGTCGTCATTCTTTGCAAGAGTGGCGACCACGCGCTCGGGCGCGTTGTCGACCGGCGCAATGCGCCGCGCGAGTTCGGCGAGCGCTTTGGCCTCGATCTCGGCGATCAGGCAGCCGATGACATCGTCGAACAGCGCGACATGGTGGTCGTTGAAGCTCGGTGCGCCGTCGAGAAATAAAGTCGTGATTCGTCGCAGCGTCTCGGCCCGCTTTTCGGCGGAGCCGTGCTGGACGACCTCTTCCAGTTCGGGAAGCAGGGAGGCAGGAGCAGCCATCACGCAATACCTGATCGGCGCCGCTAATGACCCCGCGCGGCGCTTTAACCAATCGTAAGGGCAAGTCGTGAAGGAAGCGTTAGCCTTGGCGGCCGGCCGCGACCCTTGCGCGAGGCTGAAAATTCGCTATATTTGCGCTGTCAATCGATACACCCTCAAAACCAAATCAGGTTCTGAGAGTGGGTCCCCCGGGGCCCGCTCTTTTTCTGTTACAGGCATAGCTCAGCGCAATATGGCCTCAGGCGAGCGCGACGAAAATCAGGTTTCCGGCGTGGAACTGGCCCCCCTGGATCAAGGGATGGCCGGCGACGAACCGCGTCTCATTGCCGAGACCGGCCTGCCGGCCCGGGTCGCCGCGATTGCCGGCCCGGTGGTCGAGCAGCTTGGCTATCGCCTTGTTCGGATTAGAGTTTCTTCCGCCGAAGAATGCACCATCCAGATCATGGCGGAGCGCCCGGACGGCACCATGACGGTGGACGATTGCGAGGCGATCTCGCGGGCTTTGTCGCCGGTTTTCGACGTCAACGAGCCGATCGACCGCGCCTACCGGCTGGAAATTTCCTCCCCCGGTATCGACCGGCCGCTGGTGCGCCGCTCGGATTTCGAGCGCTATGCCGGCCACCTGGTGAAGGTCGAAATGGAAGTTCCGGTCGCCGGCCGCAAACGCTTCCGCGGCATCCTCGACGGCGTCGAGGGCGACAATGCGCGCCTGACGCGCGACGACCCGAAAGCGGGCGAAGACCCGGCAGTGCTGCTGCCGATCACGGACATGAGCGAAGCAAAGCTCGTCCTCACCGACGAATTGGTGAGCGAAGCCTTGCGCGCCGAGAAGGCCGCCAAGCGCGAACTGCGCGAGGCGAAGAAGGAACAACGGCGTCTGAAGCAGGCCAAAAAGGCCGCCAAATCCGCCACCCGATAAACGAACGAAAGAGGAGTCCTCAGCTATGGCTGTTAGCGCCAACAGGCTGGAACTGTTGCAGATCGCCGATGCGGTCGCCCGTGAAAAGTCGATCGACCGCGGCATCGTCATCGCGGCGATGGAAGACGCCATCGCCAAGGCGGCACGCTCGCGCTACGGCGCCGAGACCG
The Pseudolabrys sp. FHR47 genome window above contains:
- a CDS encoding DUF2336 domain-containing protein encodes the protein MAAPASLLPELEEVVQHGSAEKRAETLRRITTLFLDGAPSFNDHHVALFDDVIGCLIAEIEAKALAELARRIAPVDNAPERVVATLAKNDDIDVAGPVLKTARLSDPDLVAIAETKSQAHLLAMASRQRLSEVVSDVLVKRGDRDVAHSVVINPGASLSERAFTNLINRAQMDGDLAEKVGRRTDIPPRLFRQLLLQASEVVQKRLLAAASPETQADIRKILAKVTDEVGAKAAPRNYTAALATVRALHKERKLTEADVSNYAESGKYEETIAALSTICAVPVEVVDRLMNGERADPVLILARSVDFGWPTVKAVINSRPGPKPTQSVIDAAHENFERLTGPTAQRVVRFWQVRQGTGE
- the rimP gene encoding ribosome maturation factor RimP, which translates into the protein MAGDEPRLIAETGLPARVAAIAGPVVEQLGYRLVRIRVSSAEECTIQIMAERPDGTMTVDDCEAISRALSPVFDVNEPIDRAYRLEISSPGIDRPLVRRSDFERYAGHLVKVEMEVPVAGRKRFRGILDGVEGDNARLTRDDPKAGEDPAVLLPITDMSEAKLVLTDELVSEALRAEKAAKRELREAKKEQRRLKQAKKAAKSATR